CATTCTCCGTGCAGGGGAAGCGGCAGGCGTAACCGGCGTGATCATGAGTCACGACTGTGTGGATATTTACAATCCCAAGGTGATCCGTTCAACGATGGGATCGGTTTACCGAATGCCGTTTGTGTATGTAGAGCATTTGCCAGAAACTCTGGAAGTACTTGCAGAAGCCGGGATTCATTCCTATGCGGCACATCTGAAAGGAAAGAACAGCTACGATCAGGAGGATTACACAAGAGGGACAGCATTTTTAATTGGAAATGAGGGTAACGGACTTCGGGATGAAGTGGCAGATGTAGCAGAGTGTTATATCAAGATTCCGATGTGTGGAGAGGTAGAATCACTGAATGCGGCGGTTGCATCTTCGGTTCTGATGTTCGAGGCGGCAAGACAGCGACGGTAGTGATGAGGGGAAATCAAGCGCAAAGGAGAGTGTGATTTGATGAAACCGATAATCGATTTAAATAAAGAATATGGATTGGTATTCGATGGAGGAGGAGCCAGAGGTGCGTATCAGATCGGTGCGTGGCGGGCTCTTTCGGAAGCTGGTGTGAAGATCAGTGCAGTAGCGGGTACTTCTGTGGGCGCTCTGAATGGCGCCCTTGTTTGTATGGGAGATCTGGAGAAAGCAGGACATATCTGGAAAGAGATGGTATTTTCCCGTGTTATGGATGTGGATGATGAGTTGATGGAACAGTTCTTTGATGGAGAGGCATCCATAAGAGAGATTTTGAAAGGTCTCTGGAAGAAGCTTGCAGATGGTGGAATTGATATTACACCGCTTAAGGAATTGATCCATGAGGTTGTAGACGAAGAAAAGATCAGGAAATGCGGAAAAGAATTCTGCCTTTTGACATTTTCTGTATCGGATATGAAGGAACTGGATCTGAGTATTGAAGATATACCGGAAGGTCTTCTGGAGGATTTTCTTCTTGCCAGCGCATATCTGCTTGGATTTAAAAATGAACCGCTGCACGGCAAGACATATATTGATGGTGGTGCGGTCAATAATGTGCCGACCGCGTCTCTTCTAAAAAGGGGATATAAGGATCTGATCCAGGTAAGGATCTTTGGTCCGGGAAGAGTGCCGAAGACGACGATTCCGGAAGATGGCTCTCTGCTGGAGATCGAACCGAGAGTAGGACTTGGCAGTATTCTCGAATTTTCGGCAAAGCGGAGCAGACAGAATTTGAAAATTGGCTATTATGATGCAAAAAGAGCGCTTTACGGGCTCACTGGATCGATTTACTATATTGAAGAAACACGAGAAGAGTGTTATTATGTAGAAATAATGAAGCTTTTGAGCGAACTTGAAAAGACGGAATATCGTTTCAAACTCAAGTTGCCGATCGGCTGTTCAGACAGAGAGTTGTTCTATGGAATGCTGGAGGCAAGTGCGAAGCTCATGAGAATTCCAAAATATAATATTTATACAGCAGATGAACTGTGGAATGAGACGAGCAGAAAGTACGAGACTCGTACAGATGAGGGAAAAGAAAAACTGCCGAAATTCGTCCATGCGATTGCAAAGCTGAGAAAGGACTACAAGATGAATTTAAAAGGAAGAAGTTTTTTGAAACTGGAAGATTATACACCGGCAGAGATTGAATATCTCGTTGACCTGGCAGGTGAATTAAAGGCAAAGAAGAAAGCAGGAATTAAAGGACACAGCCTGGAAGGAAAGAACATTGCCCTTATTTTTGAAAAGCCATCTACAAGAACCAGATGTGCATTTACCGTGGGAGCACAGGATGAAGGTGGAATCCCGACATACCTTGCAGGTAATGAGATCCAGTTAGGCGATAAAGAGAGTATCGAAGATACAGCACGTGTACTTGGAAGAATGTTCGATGGAATCGAATTCCGTGGATTTGAACAGAGATACGCAGATGTACTTGCAGAGTACAGTGGAATTCCGGTATGGAATGGTCTGACAGATACTACACATCCGACACAATGTCTGGCTATGCTCCTTACCATGAAAGAAGAATTCGGACACCTGAAAGGTCTGAAGGTTGCATACCTTGGAGATGGACGCAACAACGTTGCGAACAGCCTTCTGGTAGGATGCGCCAAAATCGGAGTAGATGTAACAATCGTTGCACCGAAGCCACTCTGGACTTCGGAATCTCTGTGGAAGAGATGTGACGAATATGCAAAAGAATCCGGAGCAACTATCGAGATCACCGATGACCTTGATGGTGTAAAGGGAGCAGATGTCATTTACACAGACGTATGGATTTCCATGGGTGAAGAAAAGAAAGAGCAGGAAAGAGAGCGTCTCGGAAAGCCATATCAGGTAAATGCAGCTCTGATGGAACGTACAGGAAAAGATACTACAATCTTCTCACACTGCCTGCCGGCGATCAAAGAAAAAGAAGTTACCGAAGAAGTATTTGAAGGACCACAGTCAAGAGTATTTGATGAAGCTGAGAACCGTCTGCATACAATCAAGGCAGTTATGGTTGCAACTTTAGGAGAGAACGAATAATAAGCATGAAAGCGGAGATATTAAAGATGCTCCGGCAGAGCGATGGGTATCTGTCGGGGCAGCAGCTCTGTGACCACTTTCAGGTGTCCAGGACTGCTGTGTGGAAAGCAATCAATCAGTTAAAAGAAGAAGGCTATGAGATTGAAGCCGTGAGAAACAAAGGTTATCGCATTGTGGATATTCCGGATCGGATTACCGCGGATGCGATAAAAAGCTGTCTGGAGACAAAATGGATGGCGAAAAATCTGGAGTATTATGACGAGATCGATTCGACTAATAACCGGGCCAAAGCACTTGGCGAGGCCGGAGGTGCAGATGGAACTCTTTTTGTTGCGGAGACGCAGACGGCGGGAAAAGGAAGACGCGGCAGATGCTGGCAATCACCAGCGGGCAGCAGTATTTCCATGTCGATTCTGTTAAGACCTGTGATGAATCCGTCAGATGCACCGATGTTGACACTTGTCATGGCATATGCGGCAACGAAAGCTTTGCGTGAAAAGACTGAGTTGGATATAGGAATCAAATGGCCGAATGATCTGGTCGTGAGTGGAAAGAAGATCAGTGGGATACTGACGGAGATGAGCGCAGAGATCGATTACATCAATCATGTAGTGATCGGAATCGGAATCAATGTCAATATGGAATCCTTTCCGGAAGATATCGCAAAGACAGCGACTTCGCTGCGGATCGAAGCGGGCAAAGAATTTCGCAGGTTTGA
The sequence above is drawn from the Coprococcus comes ATCC 27758 genome and encodes:
- the argF gene encoding ornithine carbamoyltransferase, which translates into the protein MKPIIDLNKEYGLVFDGGGARGAYQIGAWRALSEAGVKISAVAGTSVGALNGALVCMGDLEKAGHIWKEMVFSRVMDVDDELMEQFFDGEASIREILKGLWKKLADGGIDITPLKELIHEVVDEEKIRKCGKEFCLLTFSVSDMKELDLSIEDIPEGLLEDFLLASAYLLGFKNEPLHGKTYIDGGAVNNVPTASLLKRGYKDLIQVRIFGPGRVPKTTIPEDGSLLEIEPRVGLGSILEFSAKRSRQNLKIGYYDAKRALYGLTGSIYYIEETREECYYVEIMKLLSELEKTEYRFKLKLPIGCSDRELFYGMLEASAKLMRIPKYNIYTADELWNETSRKYETRTDEGKEKLPKFVHAIAKLRKDYKMNLKGRSFLKLEDYTPAEIEYLVDLAGELKAKKKAGIKGHSLEGKNIALIFEKPSTRTRCAFTVGAQDEGGIPTYLAGNEIQLGDKESIEDTARVLGRMFDGIEFRGFEQRYADVLAEYSGIPVWNGLTDTTHPTQCLAMLLTMKEEFGHLKGLKVAYLGDGRNNVANSLLVGCAKIGVDVTIVAPKPLWTSESLWKRCDEYAKESGATIEITDDLDGVKGADVIYTDVWISMGEEKKEQERERLGKPYQVNAALMERTGKDTTIFSHCLPAIKEKEVTEEVFEGPQSRVFDEAENRLHTIKAVMVATLGENE
- a CDS encoding biotin--[acetyl-CoA-carboxylase] ligase, which codes for MKAEILKMLRQSDGYLSGQQLCDHFQVSRTAVWKAINQLKEEGYEIEAVRNKGYRIVDIPDRITADAIKSCLETKWMAKNLEYYDEIDSTNNRAKALGEAGGADGTLFVAETQTAGKGRRGRCWQSPAGSSISMSILLRPVMNPSDAPMLTLVMAYAATKALREKTELDIGIKWPNDLVVSGKKISGILTEMSAEIDYINHVVIGIGINVNMESFPEDIAKTATSLRIEAGKEFRRFELIAAIMEHFEKAYEAVCEAGSLEPIMEDYNRLLVNCGRRVRVLEPEHEYDALALGIDKTGELQVECEDGSRKSVFAGEVSVRGIYGYV
- a CDS encoding TrmH family RNA methyltransferase, with amino-acid sequence MITSTGNARVKQLVTWQKKRKARDEEGVYIVEGIRMYREAPRAQVREVYVSEQFYSRYGEELGLSAWGRQLEILSDHVFSHVSDTKTPQGILLVMEQRSCEICEMLDLDAQGRKPLLMVLDNLQDPGNLGTILRAGEAAGVTGVIMSHDCVDIYNPKVIRSTMGSVYRMPFVYVEHLPETLEVLAEAGIHSYAAHLKGKNSYDQEDYTRGTAFLIGNEGNGLRDEVADVAECYIKIPMCGEVESLNAAVASSVLMFEAARQRR